One Cellulomonas sp. NS3 genomic region harbors:
- a CDS encoding MATE family efflux transporter, which translates to MVDEGLKDASHRGRRRAPLWTRRKLVRSSQGGRSASSLDRQVLALAVPALGALVAEPLFVLVDSAVVGHLGTPELAGLALASTVLVTVVGLCVFLAYATTAAVARHLGAGDRVAALRLGIDGMWLAAGLGAVLALALAIAAPWAVEALGAEGAVAGHAVTYLRWSAPGLPGMLLVLAATGALRGLLDTRTPLVVAASGAVANAVLNVALVYGAGMGIAGSGLGTAVAQLGMAAVLVVVVVRGARAAGAPLSPAAAGILGQARAGAPLLVRTVSLRLAILLTVWVATGLGPAVLAGHQVVNAVWGLTAFALDALAIAAQALVGHALGARDVDRVRAVLRRTVTWGVAAGAVLGVLIAVASPLIARPFTSDPAVRDAVVAGLVVAAVALPLAGWVFVLDGVLIGAGDGRYLAWAGLVTLAAYVPCALAVRAWAPDGAAGLAWLWAAFAGVFMLSRAATTALRARGTAWMVDGPTAR; encoded by the coding sequence ATGGTGGACGAGGGCCTGAAAGACGCCTCTCACCGGGGGAGACGCCGTGCACCGTTGTGGACGAGGAGAAAGTTGGTCAGGAGTTCACAGGGTGGACGTTCGGCGTCCAGCCTCGACCGGCAGGTCCTCGCGCTCGCCGTCCCCGCCCTCGGCGCGCTCGTCGCCGAGCCCCTGTTCGTGCTCGTGGACTCGGCCGTCGTCGGGCACCTCGGGACCCCCGAGCTCGCCGGGCTCGCGCTCGCCTCGACCGTCCTGGTGACCGTCGTCGGGCTCTGCGTCTTCCTCGCGTACGCGACGACCGCGGCCGTCGCACGACACCTCGGCGCGGGCGACCGGGTCGCCGCGCTGCGGCTGGGGATCGACGGGATGTGGCTCGCCGCGGGGCTCGGCGCCGTCCTCGCGCTCGCCCTGGCGATCGCCGCGCCGTGGGCCGTCGAGGCGCTCGGGGCCGAGGGCGCCGTCGCCGGGCACGCCGTGACCTACCTGCGCTGGTCGGCGCCAGGGCTGCCCGGGATGCTCCTGGTCCTGGCCGCGACCGGCGCGCTGCGAGGGCTCCTCGACACCCGCACGCCGCTCGTCGTCGCCGCGTCGGGCGCGGTCGCCAACGCGGTCCTCAACGTCGCCCTCGTGTACGGCGCCGGGATGGGGATCGCCGGGTCGGGGCTCGGGACGGCCGTCGCGCAGCTCGGCATGGCGGCGGTGCTCGTCGTCGTCGTCGTGCGCGGGGCCCGGGCCGCCGGCGCTCCCCTCTCCCCCGCGGCGGCCGGCATCCTCGGGCAGGCCCGCGCCGGCGCGCCGCTGCTCGTGCGGACCGTCTCGCTGCGGCTCGCGATCCTGCTGACGGTCTGGGTCGCGACCGGGCTCGGCCCTGCCGTGCTCGCCGGGCACCAGGTCGTCAACGCGGTCTGGGGTCTCACCGCCTTCGCGCTCGACGCGCTCGCGATCGCCGCGCAGGCCCTCGTGGGGCACGCGCTCGGCGCCCGCGACGTCGACCGGGTCCGCGCCGTCCTGCGGCGCACGGTCACGTGGGGCGTCGCCGCCGGCGCGGTCCTCGGCGTGCTCATCGCCGTGGCGTCGCCGCTGATCGCCCGGCCGTTCACGTCGGACCCCGCCGTGCGCGACGCCGTCGTCGCCGGGCTCGTCGTCGCCGCCGTCGCCCTCCCCCTCGCCGGCTGGGTGTTCGTGCTCGACGGCGTCCTGATCGGCGCGGGCGACGGGCGCTACCTCGCGTGGGCGGGCCTCGTGACGCTCGCCGCGTACGTGCCCTGCGCGCTCGCCGTCCGCGCCTGGGCCCCCGACGGCGCGGCCGGGCTCGCGTGGCTCTGGGCGGCGTTCGCGGGCGTGTTCATGCTCTCCCGGGCCGCGACGACGGCGCTCCGGGCGCGGGGCACGGCCTGGATGGTCGACGGCCCGACGGCGCGCTGA
- the rplI gene encoding 50S ribosomal protein L9, protein MAKLILTHEVTGLGAPGDVVEVKDGYARNYLVPRSLATPWTKGAEKEITAIRKARKAREIESLEGAQAVRDSLQSKPVVVTAKAGESGRLFGAITTAEIADAVKANGAQTVDKRKIEIGQPIKATGEYKVQVRLHAEVSATVTVKVVAA, encoded by the coding sequence ATGGCCAAGCTCATCCTGACCCACGAGGTCACCGGTCTCGGTGCCCCGGGTGACGTCGTCGAGGTGAAGGACGGGTACGCCCGTAACTACCTCGTGCCCCGCTCCCTCGCGACGCCCTGGACCAAGGGCGCCGAGAAGGAGATCACCGCGATCCGCAAGGCCCGCAAGGCCCGCGAGATCGAGAGCCTCGAGGGTGCCCAGGCGGTGCGCGACTCGCTGCAGTCGAAGCCCGTCGTCGTCACCGCGAAGGCCGGCGAGTCGGGCCGTCTGTTCGGTGCGATCACGACCGCGGAGATCGCGGACGCGGTCAAGGCGAACGGCGCCCAGACGGTCGACAAGCGCAAGATCGAGATCGGTCAGCCCATCAAGGCGACCGGCGAGTACAAGGTGCAGGTCCGCCTGCACGCCGAGGTCTCGGCCACGGTGACCGTCAAGGTCGTCGCTGCCTGA
- the rpsR gene encoding 30S ribosomal protein S18 — protein sequence MAKAVVRKPKKKMNPLKAAKIDVVDYKDTALLRKFISDRGKIRARRVTGVSVQEQRAIARAVKNAREMALLPYSSSAR from the coding sequence ATGGCCAAGGCCGTTGTCCGCAAGCCCAAGAAGAAGATGAACCCGCTCAAGGCGGCGAAGATCGACGTCGTCGACTACAAGGACACTGCGCTGCTGCGCAAGTTCATCTCGGACCGCGGGAAGATCCGCGCGCGCCGAGTGACCGGTGTGTCCGTCCAGGAGCAGCGTGCGATCGCACGCGCCGTCAAGAACGCCCGCGAGATGGCTCTCCTGCCGTACTCGTCGTCGGCACGCTGA
- a CDS encoding single-stranded DNA-binding protein: protein MAGETVITVIGNLTGDPELRFTPSGAAVANFTVASTPRTFDRQSNEWKDGDTLFLRCSVWREAAESVAESLTKGTRVIVQGRLVQRSYETREGEKRTVYEMQVDEVGPSLRYATAKVTRAQRSGGGGGGFGGGGGGGFNGGGGGYGGGGNQQQDDPWATPAPGGASGGSFSDEPPF, encoded by the coding sequence ATGGCTGGTGAGACCGTCATCACGGTGATCGGGAACCTGACCGGGGACCCCGAGCTGCGCTTCACCCCCTCGGGTGCGGCCGTGGCGAACTTCACCGTGGCCTCGACCCCTCGCACGTTCGACCGCCAGTCCAACGAGTGGAAGGACGGCGACACGCTGTTCCTGCGCTGCTCGGTGTGGCGTGAGGCGGCGGAGAGCGTCGCGGAGTCCCTGACGAAGGGGACCCGCGTCATCGTGCAGGGCCGTCTCGTGCAGCGCTCCTACGAGACCCGCGAGGGCGAGAAGCGCACGGTGTACGAGATGCAGGTCGACGAGGTCGGCCCGTCCCTCCGCTACGCGACCGCGAAGGTCACCCGGGCCCAGCGCTCGGGTGGCGGCGGCGGTGGCTTCGGCGGGGGCGGCGGTGGCGGCTTCAACGGCGGCGGCGGCGGGTACGGCGGCGGCGGCAACCAGCAGCAGGACGACCCGTGGGCCACGCCGGCCCCGGGCGGCGCCTCTGGTGGGTCGTTCTCCGACGAGCCCCCGTTCTGA
- the rpsF gene encoding 30S ribosomal protein S6, giving the protein MSLRQYEIMIILDPEIEERTVAPSLDKYLTVIKNDGGTVDKVDIWGRRRLAYDIQKKSEGIYAVVDFTASPATAKELDRQLGLNEVVLRTKVLRADA; this is encoded by the coding sequence ATGAGCCTGCGTCAGTACGAGATCATGATCATCCTCGACCCCGAGATCGAGGAGCGCACCGTCGCTCCCTCGCTCGACAAGTACCTGACCGTCATCAAGAACGACGGTGGGACCGTGGACAAGGTCGACATCTGGGGCCGTCGCCGCCTGGCGTACGACATCCAGAAGAAGTCCGAGGGCATCTACGCGGTCGTCGACTTCACGGCGTCGCCCGCGACCGCCAAGGAGCTCGACCGCCAGCTGGGCCTCAACGAGGTCGTCCTGCGCACCAAGGTGCTCCGCGCCGACGCCTGA